Proteins from a genomic interval of Lycium ferocissimum isolate CSIRO_LF1 chromosome 2, AGI_CSIRO_Lferr_CH_V1, whole genome shotgun sequence:
- the LOC132047061 gene encoding uncharacterized protein LOC132047061, whose protein sequence is MNVSVVAVTSPSCSHLRLNSLLKQGRSRGFQYGKGVFLVPERNLVTSSSARQKYRTFTIKAQQTYHSQITIPADMPLFESPHASFDRYMEDKPRVFKAIFPENRGTQRLNEEEWRIRMEPIAFLFLKAWPVVNMRVRCKTKGKEYPSGVPTHTSMVLELKITKWDLEGVTEERKKPSEFRLNMEGVLYPDRKGTRSRIKGHFNMSLSFAPPPMLALIPPHVHREVTQSVMKNMAESMEHKVRNNLLADYAKFKKETPKNLSPP, encoded by the exons ATGAACGTAAGTGTTGTGGCAGTGACATCTCCCTCATGTTCACATCTTCGCCTAAACAGCTTGTTGAAGCAGGGCAGAAGCAGAGGCTTTCAATATGGGAAAGGTGTCTTCCTCGTCCCTGAACGGAATCTAGTGACGAGTTCATCAGCCCGGCAAAAATATCGCACCTTTACTATTAAGGCTCAGCAGACGTACCATTCACAAATCACCATTCCAGCCGACATGCCTCTCTTTGAATCCCCTCAT GCTTCTTTCGACAGGTACATGGAGGACAAACCAAGAGTCTTTAAAGCTATTTTTCCAGAGAACAGAGGAACCCAACGTCTTAACGAG GAAGAATGGAGAATCCGAATGGAACCAATAGCATTCTTGTTCCTCAAAGCCTGGCCTGTTGTTAACATGAGAGTTAGATgcaaaacaaaaggaaaagagtaCCCTTCTGGCGTTCCAACACATACCTCTATGGTCCTTGAGCTCAAAATT ACAAAATGGGATCTAGAAGGGGTAACAGAGGAGAGAAAGAAGCCATCAGAATTCAGGCTTAATATGGAGGGAGTACTGTACCCTGATAGAAAAGGAACAAGAAGCAGAATCAAAGGTCATTTCAATATGAGCCTTAGCTTCGCTCCGCCTCCCATGCTTGCTTTGATCCCTCCACATGTTCATCGGGAGGTCACACAATCG GTTATGAAGAACATGGCGGAGAGCATGGAGCATAAAGTAAGAAATAATTTGCTCGCCGATTACGCTAAATTCAAGAAGGAAACCCCCAAAAATTTGTCTCCACCATAA
- the LOC132047064 gene encoding uncharacterized protein At5g39570: MSYYPKGYHGEDDEGAVFEEYDSTPYGGGYDIALTYGRPLPPSDETCYQPSSASDEFDYDRPQYSSYAEPSAYGEEALDNEYQSYSRPKPRPTPSYQRPSEVTYEEPQANYGFQPGVNRPGGGGYGGETEYEEPKPQYGSGYGRTSEYEEPKPQYGSGYGRKSEFEEPTPQYGSGYGRKSEHEEPTPEYGSGYGRKSEYEEPKPQYGSGYGRKSGYEEPTPEYERKSEYVEYVEPTPQYGRKSEYEEPSSEYGSGYGRRPEGYGRKPSYGQEEGERPSYGRPSYGQEEVEGYERPRYGRSEEEDYRKPSYERRGDDDEGYGRKKYGDDDNSDDDEEKERRHHHHHHRKHYDD; the protein is encoded by the exons ATGTCTTACTACCCAAAAGGCTACCACGGCGAAGATGACGAAGGCGCTGTGTTCGAGGAGTACGATTCAACACCTTATGGTGGTGGATACGACATTGCTTTGACTTATGGTCGTCCACTTCCCCCATCTGATGAAACTTGTTATCAACCTTCATCAGCTTCTGATGAATTCGATTATGATCGTCCTCAGTACTCTTCTTATGCTGAGCCTTCTGCTTATGGTGAAGAAGCTCTTGATAATGAGTATCAGAGTTATTCCAGGCCTAAGCCTCGGCCTACACCTTCTTATCAGCGTCCATCTGAGGTAACTTATGAGGAGCCTCAGGCTAATTATGGGTTTCAGCCTGGTGTGAATCGACCTGGTGGCGGCGGGTATGGTGGAGAAACTGAATATGAAGAGCCCAAACCCCAATATGGATCCGGGTATGGGAGAACGAGTGAGTATGAAGAACCCAAACCCCAATATGGATCTGGGTATGGAAGAAAGAGTGAGTTTGAAGAACCCACACCCCAATATGGATCTGGGTATGGAAGAAAGAGTGAACATGAAGAGCCTACACCTGAATATGGATCTGGGTATGGCCGAAAAAGTGAGTATGAAGAGCCCAAACCCCAATATGGATCCGGGTATGGGAGAAAGAGTGGGTATGAAGAACCCACTCCCGAGTACGAGAGAAAGAGTGAATATGTAGAATATGTAGAACCTACTCCTCAGTATGGGAGGAAGAGTGAATATGAGGAGCCAAGTTCGGAGTACGGGTCGGGTTATGGGCGTAGGCCAGAAGGATATGGGAGGAAGCCAAGTTACGGGCAGGAGGAAGGGGAGAGGCCAAGTTATGGGCGTCCGAGCTACGGACAGGAGGAGGTTGAAGGGTACGAGAGGCCTCGTTATGGAAGGTCCGAAGAGGAGGATTATAGGAAGCCGAGTTATGAGAGGCGTGGTGATGACGATGAGGGCTATGGTCGCAAGAAATAT GGTGATGATGACAACTCCGATGATGACGAGGAGAAGGAACGtcgccaccaccaccaccaccatcgcAAGCACTACGATGATTGA
- the LOC132047062 gene encoding phosphate transporter PHO1 homolog 3-like isoform X1, whose product MKFGKEFASQMVPEWQEAYMDYNKLKRLLKDILDFRQKNAPSSEFASTQKGSLQKRISMYRAFSGLQSRLSFKGSSGNNNNHEDEVILVNSVQQEGSQGHHQTRFLMSSEAGGEYEMVFFKRLDDEFNKVLTFYKKKVGEVKAEADLLSKQMDALIALRIKVDKPSIDMESAQVMDPSTTDSTLTPASVVPIHLRSLRSHMEAIQEVEMISGEILEDESTSGKKDTTKMNPMGFRPAPVEILDNVSINIEPETPVSTLKNAIKTSKSQLSFSKEELRKAEEQISKAFVEFYRKLRLLKNYSFLNVLAFSKIMKKYDKITSRKASKSYLDKVDESYLGSSDEVNKLIERVEATFIKHFVNGNRRKGMKYLRPQAKREKHRVTFFVGLFSGCSIALVAAIAVSIHAGNLLKHEGRGQYMENIFPLYSLFGFIVLHILMYAGNVYYWKRFRVNYSFIFGFKPTALGYRQVLLLASGLSVLALAAALSHLDMDMDPKIRRFETGTELIPLALVIVLLLITFCPLNIIYRSSRFFLIRCAWHCLCAPLYKVTLPDFFLADQVTSQVQAIRSLQFYVCYYVWGNFRTRSNKCQESSVYQILYIVVAIIPFWSRFIQCLRRLFEEKDSMQGLNSLKYFSTIVALVMRTLYDQKRGTFWRVMAASTSGITTVANTYWDLVIDWGLLQRNSNNRWLRDKLVVPHKMVYFVAIVLDIILRLVWMQLVLDIQELPFLHKKAFAAVVACLEIVRRGIWNFFRLENEHLNNVGKYRAFKSVPLPFNYDEDKSM is encoded by the exons ATGAAATTTGGGAAAGAATTTGCTTCCCAAATGGTCCCAGAATGGCAAGAAGCTTATATGGATTATAATAAGCTCAAGAGGCTTTTGAAAGACATCTTGGATTTCAGGCAGAAGAATGCACCATCATCAGAATTTGCATCCACACAAAAAGGCTCTTTACAGAAAAGGATATCTATGTACAGAGCTTTTAGTGGATTACAAAGTAGATTAAGTTTCAAAGGTTCTTCTGGGAATAATAATAACCATGAAGATGAAGTTATTTTAGTGAACTCAGTGCAGCAAGAAGGCTCCCAAGGCCACCATCAAACTAGGTTTCTTATGTCATCTGAAGCAGGTGGAGAATATGAGATggttttctttaaaagacttgATGATGAATTCAACAAGGTGCTAACTTTTTACAAGAAAAAAGTAGGGGAAGTGAAGGCTGAGGCTGATTTGTTGAGTAAGCAAATGGATGCACTTATTGCACTAAGAATCAAGGTTGATAAGCCTTCAATTGATATGGAAAGTGCACAAGTGATGGATCCTTCAACGACTGATAGTACCTTAACTCCAGCATCAGTGGTTCCTATTCATTTGAGAAGTC TAAGGTCACATATGGAAGCAATTCAAGAAGTTGAGATGATTAGTGGAGAAATTCTGGAAGATGAATCAACATCAGGGAAAAAAGATACAACAAAGATGAATCCCATGGGTTTTAGGCCTGCTCCAGTAGAGATTTTGGACAATGTAAGTATCAATATTGAACCCGAAACACCTGTCTCGACTTTAAAAAATGCGATCAAGACTTCAAAATCTCAATTATCATTCAGCAAAGAAGAGCTCAGAAAGGCCGAAGAACAAATAAGTAAGGCTTTTGTTGAGTTTTATCGAAAGCTTAGACTTCTAAAAAACTACAG TTTCTTAAATGTGTTGGCATTTTCCAAGATCATGAAGAAGTATGATAAG ATCACCTCAAGGAAAGCTTCTAAATCATACTTAGATAAGGTTGATGAATCTTATCTTGGTAGCTCAGATGAG GTAAATAAGCTCATAGAAAGAGTGGAGGCCACATTCATAAAGCATTTTGTCAATGGAAATCGAAGGAAAGGAATGAaatatttaagaccacaagctAAAAGAGAAAAACATAGAGTAACATTTTTCGTGG GTTTGTTCTCTGGCTGCTCAATAGCATTAGTGGCAGCTATTGCTGTATCAATACATGCAGGAAACCTTCTAAAGCACGAGGGTCGTGGACAGTATATGGAAAACATATTTCCACTCTACAG TCTATTTGGATTCATTGTCCTGCATATACTCATGTACGCGGGGAACGTATACTACTGGAAGCGTTTTCGGGTCAATTATTCCTTCATATTTGGCTTCAAGCCAACAGCGCTAGGTTACAGACAAGTTCTCCTCCTTGCTTCTGGTCTTTCAGTACTTGCATTGGCTGCTGCACTCTCCCACctggatatggatatggatcCGAAAATACGAAGGTTTGAGACAGGGACTGAGCTGATCCCACTTGCCCTTGTGATT GTCCTGCTTCTAATAACTTTTTGTCCTCTGAACATCATATATCGTTCAAGTCGTTTCTTCCTTATAAGATGTGCCTGGCACTGTCTATGCGCTCCCCTTTATAAG GTTACTCTACCAGATTTTTTCTTGGCAGATCAAGTTACCAGCCAG GTTCAGGCAATTAGAAGTTTGCAATTCTATGTCTGCTACTATGTGTGGGGCAACTTCAGGACAAGATCAAATAAATGTCAAGAAAGCAGTGTTTATCAAATCTTATACATAGTCGTCGCAATTATTCCCTTTTGGTCTCGGTTTATTCAG TGCCTTCGTCGTTTATTTGAAGAGAAAGATTCGATGCAGGGGCTTAATAGCCTCAAATATTTCTCAACTATTGTTGCTCTAGTGATGAGGACACTTTATGATCAGAAAAGAGGAACCTTTTGGAGAGTAATGGCCGCATCAACTTCAGGAATTACTACAGTTGCAAACACTTACTGGGACCTTGTCATAGATTGGGGTCTACTGCAAAGGAATTCCAATAACCGTTGGTTGAGAGACAAACTTGTTGTGCCACACAAGATGGTCTACTTTGTTGCCATT GTTCTTGACATTATTCTGAGACTAGTATGGATGCAGTTGGTTCTAGATATTCAAGAACTACCATTTCTGCACAAGAAAGCATTTGCTGCAGTTGTTGCCTGTTTGGAAATCGTTCGCCGAGGCATATGGAACTTTTTCAG GTTGGAAAATGAGCACTTGAATAATGTTGGGAAATACCGTGCCTTCAAGTCTGTACCACTGCCTTTTAACTACGATGAGGACAAGAGTATgtaa
- the LOC132047062 gene encoding phosphate transporter PHO1 homolog 9-like isoform X2 → MEAIQEVEMISGEILEDESTSGKKDTTKMNPMGFRPAPVEILDNVSINIEPETPVSTLKNAIKTSKSQLSFSKEELRKAEEQISKAFVEFYRKLRLLKNYSFLNVLAFSKIMKKYDKITSRKASKSYLDKVDESYLGSSDEVNKLIERVEATFIKHFVNGNRRKGMKYLRPQAKREKHRVTFFVGLFSGCSIALVAAIAVSIHAGNLLKHEGRGQYMENIFPLYSLFGFIVLHILMYAGNVYYWKRFRVNYSFIFGFKPTALGYRQVLLLASGLSVLALAAALSHLDMDMDPKIRRFETGTELIPLALVIVLLLITFCPLNIIYRSSRFFLIRCAWHCLCAPLYKVTLPDFFLADQVTSQVQAIRSLQFYVCYYVWGNFRTRSNKCQESSVYQILYIVVAIIPFWSRFIQCLRRLFEEKDSMQGLNSLKYFSTIVALVMRTLYDQKRGTFWRVMAASTSGITTVANTYWDLVIDWGLLQRNSNNRWLRDKLVVPHKMVYFVAIVLDIILRLVWMQLVLDIQELPFLHKKAFAAVVACLEIVRRGIWNFFRLENEHLNNVGKYRAFKSVPLPFNYDEDKSM, encoded by the exons ATGGAAGCAATTCAAGAAGTTGAGATGATTAGTGGAGAAATTCTGGAAGATGAATCAACATCAGGGAAAAAAGATACAACAAAGATGAATCCCATGGGTTTTAGGCCTGCTCCAGTAGAGATTTTGGACAATGTAAGTATCAATATTGAACCCGAAACACCTGTCTCGACTTTAAAAAATGCGATCAAGACTTCAAAATCTCAATTATCATTCAGCAAAGAAGAGCTCAGAAAGGCCGAAGAACAAATAAGTAAGGCTTTTGTTGAGTTTTATCGAAAGCTTAGACTTCTAAAAAACTACAG TTTCTTAAATGTGTTGGCATTTTCCAAGATCATGAAGAAGTATGATAAG ATCACCTCAAGGAAAGCTTCTAAATCATACTTAGATAAGGTTGATGAATCTTATCTTGGTAGCTCAGATGAG GTAAATAAGCTCATAGAAAGAGTGGAGGCCACATTCATAAAGCATTTTGTCAATGGAAATCGAAGGAAAGGAATGAaatatttaagaccacaagctAAAAGAGAAAAACATAGAGTAACATTTTTCGTGG GTTTGTTCTCTGGCTGCTCAATAGCATTAGTGGCAGCTATTGCTGTATCAATACATGCAGGAAACCTTCTAAAGCACGAGGGTCGTGGACAGTATATGGAAAACATATTTCCACTCTACAG TCTATTTGGATTCATTGTCCTGCATATACTCATGTACGCGGGGAACGTATACTACTGGAAGCGTTTTCGGGTCAATTATTCCTTCATATTTGGCTTCAAGCCAACAGCGCTAGGTTACAGACAAGTTCTCCTCCTTGCTTCTGGTCTTTCAGTACTTGCATTGGCTGCTGCACTCTCCCACctggatatggatatggatcCGAAAATACGAAGGTTTGAGACAGGGACTGAGCTGATCCCACTTGCCCTTGTGATT GTCCTGCTTCTAATAACTTTTTGTCCTCTGAACATCATATATCGTTCAAGTCGTTTCTTCCTTATAAGATGTGCCTGGCACTGTCTATGCGCTCCCCTTTATAAG GTTACTCTACCAGATTTTTTCTTGGCAGATCAAGTTACCAGCCAG GTTCAGGCAATTAGAAGTTTGCAATTCTATGTCTGCTACTATGTGTGGGGCAACTTCAGGACAAGATCAAATAAATGTCAAGAAAGCAGTGTTTATCAAATCTTATACATAGTCGTCGCAATTATTCCCTTTTGGTCTCGGTTTATTCAG TGCCTTCGTCGTTTATTTGAAGAGAAAGATTCGATGCAGGGGCTTAATAGCCTCAAATATTTCTCAACTATTGTTGCTCTAGTGATGAGGACACTTTATGATCAGAAAAGAGGAACCTTTTGGAGAGTAATGGCCGCATCAACTTCAGGAATTACTACAGTTGCAAACACTTACTGGGACCTTGTCATAGATTGGGGTCTACTGCAAAGGAATTCCAATAACCGTTGGTTGAGAGACAAACTTGTTGTGCCACACAAGATGGTCTACTTTGTTGCCATT GTTCTTGACATTATTCTGAGACTAGTATGGATGCAGTTGGTTCTAGATATTCAAGAACTACCATTTCTGCACAAGAAAGCATTTGCTGCAGTTGTTGCCTGTTTGGAAATCGTTCGCCGAGGCATATGGAACTTTTTCAG GTTGGAAAATGAGCACTTGAATAATGTTGGGAAATACCGTGCCTTCAAGTCTGTACCACTGCCTTTTAACTACGATGAGGACAAGAGTATgtaa